A DNA window from Molothrus ater isolate BHLD 08-10-18 breed brown headed cowbird chromosome 2, BPBGC_Mater_1.1, whole genome shotgun sequence contains the following coding sequences:
- the LOC118685366 gene encoding uncharacterized protein LOC118685366: MVPCCFFVAMLAPLVLALEQSPDMVIKEGQSVNLECSKKKSSNRAMYWFLQPSEKNSSLTQLVYAFEGLNAEVEKGFERHFKSSNIEGDSITLSIEHAFLNDSGTYYCAESDHSGWALQQSPDSVVRVGDTVTLECSGLGNAVKTMFWYKLPMEKDARMQLVVYSVEGGKADFEKEFQNRFQSNGTRNNHLSVKIQHALLNDTGTYFCAERDPQ; encoded by the exons ATGGTTCCCTGCTGTTTCTTTGTGGCCATGCTGGCCCCTCTGG tgtTAGCCCTGGAACAGTCTCCAGACATGGTGATCAAAGAAGGCCAGTCTGTGAATCTGGAATGTTCCAAGAAGAAATCCTCCAACAGAGCTATGTACTGGTTCCTGCAGCCTTCAGAGAAGAATTCCAGTCTGACCCAGTTGGTTTATGCTTTTGAAGGTCTTAATGCAGAGGTGGAGAAGGGTTTTGAGAGGCATTTCAAGAGCAGCAACATAGAAGGAGACAGTATCACCCTCTCAATAGAACATGCCTTTCTCAATGACTCTGGCACATACTACTGTGCTGAGAGTGATCACAGTG GCTGGGCCCTTCAGCAATCACCCGATTCAGTTGTCCGGGTGGGAGACACCGTCACTCTGGAATGTTCTGGACTGGGGAATGCAGTCAAGACCATGTTCTGGTACAAGTTACCCATGGAGAAGGATGCCAGAATGCAGCTGGTTGTATATTCAGTGGAAGGTGGCAAAGCAGATTTTGAGAAGGAATTCCAAAATCGCTTCCAGAGTAATGGGACTAGGAACAACCATTTATCTGTGAAGATCCAGCATGCCCTGCTCAATGACACAGGCAcatatttctgtgctgaaagagaTCCACAGTGA